The nucleotide sequence TCCTTTGGGACCTCTTTTACCGTTGGTCATGGCTGAATTGAATGCGGAGGCACCCAGAAGTTGGCCCATTTTTTCGGTCAAGGCAAACAGGGAAAGAGGTTTATGAAACACGGCGTCGAACCCGATGGTGCTGCACCGGTTGAACAATTCCGATTTATCGGCATGTCCAGTGATGAGGACGATACGAAAATTCGGATGGATTTCCTTAAAAAAGTTAAGCTCACGAAGCAATTGGTCGCCGGGGGTTTGGCCGGATAGCACCATATCCACAATAGCCGCGTTCAGCGCCTCCCTCTCCATAATTTCGAGGGCCTGGGCGCCGTTTGATGCTTCGAAAGCCTGATATCCCTCTTTGAAGAAGGCGCGCCCGATTACATGACAGATTTCTGGATCATCGTCGACAATTAATATTTTTTGATCCATACGTACGCCTATCCCGGTTAAACAGTCAAAGACTGCCGCTCGTGGTCCTGGTATAAGCCTAACCTCATAAAATAAATTTTCAAGGACCAATCTTTGCGCGTCTTGACGACAAGTGAAACGAATATTCCTTTGATAGACTCAAAACAACGTGTCCAACAAGATTAAAAGGGTAGACCCTAAAAATCCGGTTTGGATGGCCATTGCAATATTCGCCATCGCCCTGGGCTTGCGTTTAACTTATCTCTATCTGGTCAAAAACGATATTCTGGCGGTCAATCTGATCGTTGACGCCCAGGCCTACGACGCATGGGCCAGGCAAATTTCGGCTTCGGGCTTTTTTGGGAAGGAAATGTTTTACCAGGACCCGCTTTATCCTTATTTTTTGGCCGTGGTTTACAAAGCCCTGGGGACCAACCCCCAAATTGCTTGGCCCATCCAAGCTATTATCGACGCTTCTATCTGCCTGTTGCTGTTTTTTTCCGCCAGAAAGCTTTGGGGCGATGTTGCGGGACTGATTTCGGCCGCCCTTTATGCGTTCTACGGTCCGGCTCTGCCCTACATCGCCCTGCTCGATAAAACCACGTTAACGGCTTTATTGTCGACGCTGGCCCTTTTCTGTCTAATTCAAGCCCATGCCCTTAAAAGCAACGCTTGGTTTTTATTCAGCGGGCTCGTCTTCAGCTTTTTGACCTTAATCCGGGGCCATTTCGTTTTGTTCTTGCCCCTTTTCACTTTTGGCCTATTCTTGCTGTATGCCCGCAGAGAAGGTTTGCCGGCGGCCATAAAGCGCGTTGGTTTATTGTGGTTGGGTCCACTATTAATCTTTGGTTTGACCGCGCTGCGCAACCGCTTAGCGGTCCAAGACACGACTCCCTTTGCCGCCAATGCGGGTTTGGTTTTTTATCTGGCCAACGCCCAAACATCCAAAGGGTATCCGGCCACGACCCCTTTTTTCTGCATGACCCCGGAATGCGAATATCAAAGCGCCAAAACAATCGCCGAACGAAAAACCGGAATCAAATTTGAAAAACCGTCGGCACTGTCCCGGTTTTGGATGAAGGAGGGGCTCAAAGAAATCATGGCCGACCCTAATGCGTGGATAAAACTCCTCGGTAAAAAGTTAGTTTTTCTGGTGAATGATCTCGAACCCCTGGACACGCACAGCATCGAATATTTCAAAGACCGGATTTGGCTTCTACGGTTTGTGCCCTTAGGTTATGGGGTGCTTTTGGCTTTGGGTATTTTAGGATTCATTCTCAGTTTAAAATCCAAGCGTACGGCGATTCTTCCCTTATTCTTCTTCCTGGCATATGCGATCAGCCTGCTGGCTTTTTTTGTTTCTTCTAGATACCGGTATCCCCTTGTTCCGCCCTTAATTCTTTTGGCGGCGCTGGGAACCCAACAATGTTGGGCCTATATGAAGGAGAAAAAATTCAAACCATTGATCGGCGCCGGGGCGCTTTTCATGACAATTTTTTACTTGAGCAAGGCCAGCCCCATCTTTATTAAAGAAGCCAGAGCGGATGCGCTGGCGACGCCTTATGCTAACGCCGCTATTTTGCACAAAGATCAGGGACGTTTGGATGAAGCCCTGGTCAACCTGAAAAAAGCTATTGAGATCACGCCGCATTCAGCCCGGAAAACAGCTTTATTGGGTGAATTGTATTACCGACAGGGAAAATATGAGGAAGCGCTGCCTCTATTTCACCAAGCGGTCAGCCGCAACCCGTCCCTGGATCAAGCCTGGAATTATGCGGGGATTATTTTTTTGAAAAAAGGCGATTATGCGCAGGCTGCTCAATTGTTCAGGCAAGCAGCGGCTGTTTCGACAGTGCCCGAGGACATCGAAATTTATGAAACAAATGCCGCAGAGGCTGATCGTTTCGAACTTCAAATAAGACGAAAGTAACCGCCAATAACATACCTTAGTACGAAAGTACGAAAAGGTTAATTCCCAGCATCAACAATAATACGCCCACTTGCTTTGCCGCTATCAGTTTTTAATCGAAAAATATAAACGCCTGACACTACAAATGTACCGTTTTCATTCCTGCCGTCCCACGTTGTACCTTCGATCTCCCGTATAAGCATCCCGCTGATATCGTAAATCTGAACGCGCGGGTTGGGGCCGCCGAGATTCTGAGGCGTGGTAAAAATAACTCGGCTAAACGGGCTTGGCTTAAAAGGATTTGGAACGGCGATTGCTTCGTGCGTGCCATCAAAATCAGCCAATGTTCCGAAGCGCGCCAAGCGCATAGTCTTAAAAAGGTTAAGTCGGCCGTGCCCGAATAAATCATCTCGTCCTGGTGAACCAAGGTCATCAACTCCACCCAAAAGAAAACTCTCAATTTGAGTTGTGGTTGCAGATGGTAAGGCACTCATTATTAAAGCCGCGGCTCCAGCAACTATTGGAGCTGAGAACGACGTCCCATCATCACCGTTATTGCCAAAACCGCCATTAGAATTGACTCCAAAGATATCAACGCCTGGAGCCACCATGTCCGTACCGCTTCCGATACTTGAAAATGGCGCCAAAGAATCGCTTCGAGAAGTCGCCCCCACGGCCAATACGCCAGGATAATCAGCCGGAACAACTTTGACCGAATTGCCGCAATTACCTTTGGCTGCGATGACCGTAACTTTATTGTTTAACGCACGACTGATTACGTCTTGTACCGCCAGGCTCTCAGTGCACGGGAGACCGCAAGCATCTGAAGGTGGACACCCTAAAGACATATTAATCACCATGCGTCCCGTATATGAAGAGTGTGCTGTTGAAACCCAAATTGCATAGTCAATTGCTTGAATGATATCCGCGTCGGACCCAGAGCAAGCACTAGCAGTACTAAAAACCTTTAGAGGTAAAATTTTAGCTCCCCAGCTAATCCCCGCAATGCCGATGCCATTGTCTGTGATGGCAGAAGCGATGGAAGCCACCAGGCTACCATGGTAACCACAATCCGCAGAAACATCGTTATTTTCTGATACAAAATTCCAGCCCCAAATATCATCTAACTTTCCGTTACCGTCCTGATCGCCCCCTCCGGGCAAATCAACCGGATTAGTCCATATCTTGCCTGTAGAAGAACTAAGGTCTATATGGTCTATGTTTATTCCCGTGTCCATAATACCTATGGTCACAGGGGTGGAAGCACCCACGTCAAATTTCCATCCGCCGTAAGCTTGGATAATGTCGAGGTGCCATTGATTGAGAACTAGGGGATCGTTAGGCAAGCGGCCGAAAGGGTAATTAATGTTATTGACCGCGTATGAGGCAATCCCTGGCTCGGAGCTTAGAGAACCTAAAGCTTTATCGCTTTTTTGGCCTGACATGACCCTGCGTTTGGCAGCCTCAACTTGGACTGCGACATAAGGCAACGCTGTGTCAACGTGTTTATCCGATGGCAGCTTCCATAATTCCCATCCTGAGTTCCCCAGCCTCTTAACCCTGATGATTGTGATTCCCGACCCAGGAATGGTCCAAGTGCTTAGCGTTGGAGAATTTTCCCATTTAATCAACACTTCATCAGGAACATGGGAGGCCTGGGCAAACGCAGCAAAAAAACAAAACCAAAAAGAAAACAAGCCTATCATTTGACGTTTAAGGGTTGGTACGTTTGAACCGGTGGTTTTCGCGTTTTTTCGTTGACGCGAAACTCTTGAACGGCCTCTTTGGCGGTAGGCGTGCCAATCGCCGACAAGGCGTCGGCGGCCTTGGCTCGAATTTCACCATCTTCGTCATCGAGAACTTTTATCAAAGCCGCTTCCGCTTTTTTAGCTTTCAACCCGATTTTACCAAGCGATTCAACCGCAGCGCGACGAACCGTTGCC is from Elusimicrobiota bacterium and encodes:
- a CDS encoding tetratricopeptide repeat protein translates to MAIAIFAIALGLRLTYLYLVKNDILAVNLIVDAQAYDAWARQISASGFFGKEMFYQDPLYPYFLAVVYKALGTNPQIAWPIQAIIDASICLLLFFSARKLWGDVAGLISAALYAFYGPALPYIALLDKTTLTALLSTLALFCLIQAHALKSNAWFLFSGLVFSFLTLIRGHFVLFLPLFTFGLFLLYARREGLPAAIKRVGLLWLGPLLIFGLTALRNRLAVQDTTPFAANAGLVFYLANAQTSKGYPATTPFFCMTPECEYQSAKTIAERKTGIKFEKPSALSRFWMKEGLKEIMADPNAWIKLLGKKLVFLVNDLEPLDTHSIEYFKDRIWLLRFVPLGYGVLLALGILGFILSLKSKRTAILPLFFFLAYAISLLAFFVSSRYRYPLVPPLILLAALGTQQCWAYMKEKKFKPLIGAGALFMTIFYLSKASPIFIKEARADALATPYANAAILHKDQGRLDEALVNLKKAIEITPHSARKTALLGELYYRQGKYEEALPLFHQAVSRNPSLDQAWNYAGIIFLKKGDYAQAAQLFRQAAAVSTVPEDIEIYETNAAEADRFELQIRRK
- a CDS encoding S8 family peptidase, with protein sequence MFSFWFCFFAAFAQASHVPDEVLIKWENSPTLSTWTIPGSGITIIRVKRLGNSGWELWKLPSDKHVDTALPYVAVQVEAAKRRVMSGQKSDKALGSLSSEPGIASYAVNNINYPFGRLPNDPLVLNQWHLDIIQAYGGWKFDVGASTPVTIGIMDTGINIDHIDLSSSTGKIWTNPVDLPGGGDQDGNGKLDDIWGWNFVSENNDVSADCGYHGSLVASIASAITDNGIGIAGISWGAKILPLKVFSTASACSGSDADIIQAIDYAIWVSTAHSSYTGRMVINMSLGCPPSDACGLPCTESLAVQDVISRALNNKVTVIAAKGNCGNSVKVVPADYPGVLAVGATSRSDSLAPFSSIGSGTDMVAPGVDIFGVNSNGGFGNNGDDGTSFSAPIVAGAAALIMSALPSATTTQIESFLLGGVDDLGSPGRDDLFGHGRLNLFKTMRLARFGTLADFDGTHEAIAVPNPFKPSPFSRVIFTTPQNLGGPNPRVQIYDISGMLIREIEGTTWDGRNENGTFVVSGVYIFRLKTDSGKASGRIIVDAGN